In the Streptobacillus moniliformis DSM 12112 genome, one interval contains:
- the plsY gene encoding glycerol-3-phosphate 1-O-acyltransferase PlsY has product MFEVIILTVLAYLLGSIPNALWIGKIFKNIDVREYGSGNVGSTNAARVLGWKLGLFTLLLDVLKGSIFVIVAKKLNLDDIYLVLIGMAAILGHSYSIYLGFKGGKAVATSLGVFIILVPKVILLLLIVFIVIVFITQYVSLSSITCAFLLPILVYMLYNNVVYTIFGLFIAMIIIIRHKSNIINLINKKEAKFFDKANKK; this is encoded by the coding sequence TTATTAGGTTCTATACCTAATGCATTATGGATAGGTAAAATATTTAAAAATATTGATGTTAGGGAATATGGAAGTGGTAATGTTGGTTCAACTAATGCAGCAAGAGTTTTAGGTTGGAAATTGGGGCTATTTACATTATTATTAGATGTCTTAAAGGGTTCGATTTTTGTAATTGTTGCAAAAAAATTAAATTTAGATGACATTTATTTAGTGTTGATAGGTATGGCAGCAATTTTAGGGCATAGTTATAGTATATATCTTGGATTTAAAGGTGGAAAGGCTGTGGCTACTTCATTAGGTGTTTTCATTATTTTAGTACCTAAGGTTATTTTATTACTATTAATAGTGTTTATTGTTATAGTTTTTATTACACAATATGTTTCTTTATCTTCTATAACTTGTGCTTTTTTGCTTCCAATTTTAGTATATATGTTGTATAATAATGTAGTGTATACTATTTTTGGTTTATTTATTGCTATGATAATTATAATAAGACATAAGTCAAATATTATTAATTTAATAAATAAAAAAGAAGCAAAATTCTTTGATAAAGCTAATAAAAAGTGA
- the dnaN gene encoding DNA polymerase III subunit beta → MLNIRLNRKEFLKKIQIVENAIVDDKANGINSGIFIETLDDKLLLKAMGEGLYIKAEMPCEIVEKGEFIIKHKLMEEFLKQLDQEIIEIKEVNGKISIISGKSSSEFSIYEYEKRNEPYITNGLEFSFKREELLNDLERVKFAAYLNLDRLAVNCIRFEIDNLGLKFVASDAHRLIFLDKKFEEKANIETLSISIPLRSVNSLSKILKIMEDEVLTFKSEGTRILFKFKDVEILTKLVEMQYPDYKSLLNSVRNNKKALLNTRDLTSILKRVSVFVKDNNDKKDIAIFKFNDNQLEVVGSNDLAVSQEKINCIYEGDNLKIALNVRYILDYLLTISESTVLEMKMFDERTPVLLNVENSTESIYLVAPTQV, encoded by the coding sequence ATGTTAAATATTAGACTTAACAGAAAAGAATTTCTAAAAAAAATCCAAATTGTAGAAAATGCAATTGTTGATGATAAAGCTAATGGAATAAACTCGGGTATTTTTATAGAAACTCTTGATGATAAATTACTTTTAAAAGCAATGGGAGAGGGCTTATATATCAAAGCTGAAATGCCTTGTGAGATTGTAGAAAAAGGTGAATTTATAATAAAACATAAATTGATGGAAGAATTTTTAAAACAATTAGATCAAGAAATAATTGAAATAAAAGAAGTTAATGGTAAGATTTCTATAATTTCTGGTAAAAGTAGTTCAGAGTTTTCTATTTATGAATATGAGAAAAGAAATGAACCATACATTACAAATGGTTTAGAATTTTCATTTAAAAGAGAAGAATTACTTAATGATTTAGAAAGAGTTAAATTTGCAGCATATTTAAATTTAGATAGATTAGCAGTTAATTGTATTAGATTTGAAATAGATAACCTAGGGTTAAAATTTGTTGCATCTGATGCACATAGATTAATATTTTTAGATAAAAAATTTGAAGAAAAAGCTAATATTGAAACTTTAAGTATAAGCATACCTTTAAGATCTGTTAATAGTTTAAGTAAAATATTAAAAATTATGGAAGATGAAGTATTAACATTTAAATCTGAAGGAACAAGAATATTATTTAAATTTAAAGATGTTGAAATATTAACAAAATTAGTTGAAATGCAATATCCAGATTATAAATCATTATTAAATTCTGTAAGAAATAATAAAAAAGCATTATTAAATACTAGAGATCTAACAAGTATTTTAAAAAGAGTTTCTGTATTTGTTAAAGATAATAATGATAAAAAAGATATTGCTATATTTAAATTTAACGATAATCAATTAGAAGTAGTAGGAAGTAATGATTTAGCAGTTTCACAAGAAAAAATAAATTGTATCTATGAAGGAGATAATTTAAAAATTGCTTTAAATGTAAGATATATACTTGATTATTTACTAACTATATCTGAATCTACAGTACTTGAAATGAAAATGTTTGATGAAAGAACACCAGTATTATTAAATGTTGAAAATAGTACTGAAAGTATATATTTAGTAGCACCTACACAAGTATAA
- a CDS encoding NAD(P)H-dependent glycerol-3-phosphate dehydrogenase — MNILTIGGGSWGTALTYLLDNKGHKCFLWEYNEDYRKQIREKRENENFLKGFKLSESIEIIDDFNLVLENEDIDIILLATPTQFLRDTLNKLKDGMKKKYILVNVAKGIEISTGLTISKICEEILKDKEYEYVLLAGPTHAEEVVNNMPSVILSVSKNTQSAKIVQETFNNKSLRVYTGNDVIGSELGGAIKNCLAICAGICDGLGYGDNTKAALLTRGMNEIILIGSTLGANPLTFMGLTGLGDMIVTCTSKHSRNRYLGEQIGKGRKLEDIVSEMKMVSEGASTIKALYQIIKKNEIRTPIFTALYELLYENKDVSTLTQTFMERELRSEF; from the coding sequence ATGAATATATTAACAATTGGTGGAGGAAGCTGGGGAACAGCTTTAACCTATTTATTAGATAATAAGGGGCATAAATGTTTTTTATGGGAATATAATGAAGATTATAGGAAACAAATAAGGGAAAAAAGAGAAAATGAAAACTTTTTAAAAGGATTTAAATTAAGTGAGAGTATTGAAATAATAGATGACTTTAATCTAGTTTTAGAAAATGAAGATATAGATATTATTTTACTTGCAACTCCTACACAATTTTTAAGAGATACATTAAATAAATTAAAAGATGGCATGAAAAAGAAATATATTTTAGTAAATGTTGCAAAAGGTATTGAGATTTCAACTGGATTGACAATTTCTAAAATTTGTGAAGAAATACTTAAAGATAAAGAATATGAATATGTATTACTTGCAGGTCCAACACATGCAGAAGAAGTTGTTAATAATATGCCTTCAGTAATACTTTCGGTATCTAAAAATACTCAATCAGCCAAGATAGTACAAGAAACTTTTAACAATAAATCACTTAGAGTTTATACAGGTAATGATGTTATAGGTTCAGAATTAGGTGGAGCAATTAAAAATTGCCTAGCTATATGTGCAGGTATTTGTGATGGTTTAGGATATGGCGATAATACTAAAGCTGCATTATTAACACGTGGAATGAATGAAATAATATTAATTGGTTCTACACTTGGAGCTAATCCTTTAACTTTCATGGGACTTACAGGTTTAGGAGATATGATAGTTACTTGTACAAGTAAACATAGTAGGAATAGGTATTTAGGAGAACAAATAGGTAAAGGTAGAAAATTAGAAGATATAGTTAGTGAAATGAAAATGGTATCTGAAGGAGCATCAACAATTAAAGCTCTTTATCAAATTATTAAAAAAAATGAAATAAGAACTCCGATTTTTACAGCCTTATATGAATTATTATATGAGAATAAAGATGTAAGTACACTTACTCAAACATTTATGGAAAGAGAATTAAGATCGGAATTTTAA
- a CDS encoding sigma-70 family RNA polymerase sigma factor, whose translation MKNDKTNSSDNNINLISLYISDLQNHELLTSEEEVELFKRVREENDEQAKHLLILSNLRLVVSEAKKLLGNGMPLIDLISEGNLGLIKSIDKFDYTKGLRFSTYAVWWIKQTIKKSIVNLGRDIRIPSYKYEQLSKVNKVIESYQNEFGDIPTAEYIAEVLGMKPSKVVLLQNEFQEIISLNDAIGDNIFLEDVIGQSDNVEDDIIRNDQLSEMYNLFDKTLNPREKEILELRYGLANNKIHTLKEIGEKLSITRERVRQIEKKAITKLKKNLEEYKYMY comes from the coding sequence ATGAAAAACGATAAAACAAATAGTTCTGATAATAATATAAACCTTATCTCTTTATATATTTCAGATTTACAAAATCATGAATTATTAACATCAGAAGAAGAGGTTGAATTATTTAAAAGAGTTAGAGAAGAAAATGATGAACAAGCCAAACATTTATTAATCTTATCAAATTTAAGGTTAGTTGTATCTGAAGCTAAAAAACTTTTGGGTAATGGTATGCCTTTGATTGATTTAATTAGTGAAGGAAATTTAGGATTAATAAAATCTATAGATAAATTTGATTATACTAAAGGATTAAGATTTAGTACTTATGCAGTATGGTGGATTAAACAAACAATAAAGAAATCTATAGTTAATTTAGGTAGAGATATTAGAATACCTTCATATAAGTATGAACAATTATCTAAGGTAAATAAAGTTATTGAAAGTTACCAAAATGAATTTGGAGATATTCCAACTGCTGAATATATTGCTGAGGTCTTAGGTATGAAACCTTCTAAAGTTGTATTATTACAAAATGAATTTCAAGAAATAATATCATTAAATGATGCTATAGGAGATAATATTTTTTTAGAAGATGTTATAGGACAAAGTGATAATGTAGAAGATGACATTATTAGAAATGATCAATTATCTGAAATGTATAACTTATTTGATAAAACATTAAATCCAAGAGAAAAAGAAATATTAGAGTTAAGATATGGTTTGGCAAATAATAAGATACATACACTAAAAGAAATAGGTGAAAAATTAAGTATAACTAGAGAAAGAGTAAGACAAATAGAGAAAAAAGCAATAACAAAATTAAAGAAAAATTTAGAAGAATATAAATATATGTACTAA